Proteins from a genomic interval of Sparus aurata chromosome 21, fSpaAur1.1, whole genome shotgun sequence:
- the ubxn7 gene encoding UBX domain-containing protein 7, whose product MRHIYVVVCGGKMAALGDTSAPGVNGLIQQFTAITGATESVGKHMLEACNNNLEMAVTMFLDGGGIAEEPSTSSSSAASSSRAPPSDEVRAPIPQKQDILVEPEPLFGVPKRRRPARSIFDGFRDFQTETIRQEQELRNGGTVDKKLSTLADLFRPPIELMHKGSFETAKDCGQLENKWLMINIQNVQDFACQCLNRDVWSNDAVKTIIREHFIFWQVYHDSEEGQRYIQFYKLNKFPYISILDPRTGQKMVEWNQLDVASFLEQATGFLAEHGQLDGPSCHAPPAKRARSESLIDASEDSQLEAAIRASLQETHYESSNAPEVPDSPRSDDESDAEPFSDSEGPISVDGSDSETPVPHEEKSSTSKHTPLPSATAAQQRLHPDSSTSSHRKSPYKENNHSHKKEESKKNHLEPSAAGPRHPQPEADSGGNHCTTSAESAGPSRTSTTPPCDDDCPDDNGPKARLMLRYPDGQREQISLSSRAKLLALVRHVQSKGYPNERFELVTNFPRRKLAHLDYDITLQEAGLCPQETVFVQERN is encoded by the exons ATGCGCCacatttatgttgttgtttgtggcGGTAAGATGGCGGCGCTCGGAGACACCTCAGCTCCGGGGGTGAATGGGTTAATACAACAATTCACAGCAATAACAG GGGCCACAGAGAGTGTAGGAAAACATATGTTGGAAGCATGCAATAACAACCTGGAGATGGCAGTGACCATGTTTCTCGACGGAGGTGGAATTGCAGAGGAGCCCAGCACCAGCTCCAGTTCAGCAGCTTCAAGCAGCAGAGCTCCCCCTTCAGA TGAAGTTCGAGCTCCCATTCCCCAGAAGCAGGACATACTAGTGGAACCAGAACCTTTGTTTGGAG TGCCAAAGCGAAGAAGACCTGCTCGATCCATATTTGATGGTTTCAGAGACTTCCAAACAGAAACAA TTCGCCAGGAACAGGAGCTGCGTAACGGTGGCACGGTGGATAAGAAACTGAGCACCCTGGCAGACCTTTTCCGTCCTCCCATTGAGCTCATGCACAAAGGCAGCTTTGAGACG GCAAAAGACTGTGGACAGCTGGAGAACAAGTGGCTAATGATCAACATACAAAACGTTCAGGACTTTGCCTGCCAGTGCCTGAACAGAGACGTTTGGAGTAATGACGCAGTGAAGACCATCATCAGAGAACACTTCATATTCTGGCAG GTATATCACGACAGTGAAGAGGGACAAAGATACATCCAGTTCTATAAGCTGAACAAGTTCCCCTATATTTCCATCCTCGATCCCCGCACAG GTCAAAAGATGGTGGAGTGGAACCAGCTGGACGTGGCTTCCTTCCTGGAGCAGGCGACTGGCTTCCTGGCAGAGCATGGGCAGCTTGATGGACCATCGTGCCATGCACCCCCTGCCAAACGAGCTCGCTCT GAGAGTTTGATTGACGCCAGTGAAGACAGTCAGCTTGAGGCAGCAATCCGAGCCTCCCTTCAGGAGACCCACTACGAGTCCTCAAATGCCCCGGAAGTCCCTGATTCCCCCCGGTCAGATGACGAATCAGACGCAGAGCCTTTCTCTGATAGCGAGGGTCCTATCTCTGTCGATGGCTCGGACAGCGAAACGCCAGTACCCCACGAAGAGAAAAGTTCCACCAGCAAACACACCCCGCTGCCCTCGGCCACTGCAGCCCAGCAGCGTCTTCATCCCGATAGTTCGACCTCCTCTCACAGAAAGTCTCCATACAAAGAAAACAACCACAGTCACAAGAAAGAGGAGAGCAAAAAGAACCACCTGGAGCCCTCGGCTGCTGGTCCTCGTCATCCTCAGCCCGAAGCAGATTCTGGAGGGAACCACTGCACCACATCAGCAGAAAGCGCTGGACCGTCCAGGACCAGCACCACCCCACCCTGTGACGATGACTGTCCTGATGACAATG GTCCCAAAGCCAGGTTAATGCTCCGATACCcagatggacagagagagcAAATTTCCTTGTCTTCTAGAGCAAAACTTTTG GCCCTGGTCAGACACGTCCAGTCCAAGGGTTACCCTAACGAACGCTTCGAACTCGTCACCAACTTCCCCAGAAGGAAGCTCGCCCACTTGGACTATGACATCACGCTGCAGGAGGCGGGGCTTTGTCCACAGGAGACTGTatttgtgcaggagaggaacTAG
- the ppp1r7 gene encoding protein phosphatase 1 regulatory subunit 7 has protein sequence MSVLIAKQRPLVSDVSTSLHRIGWAVVRTVYSTANMASRSVGELQEMEVDRRGESEESGDDETRRRSINGDVDPNQPPNTSKEESPVDMDTITLDPEEEDVDLVHCRIGKIEGLEVLQKAKTLSLRQNLIKKIENLDSLCSLRELDLYDNQIRKLENLHHLTELEQLDVSFNLLRKVEGLEQLTRVKKLFLLHNKISSIANLEQLTDLEMLELGSNRIRVIENLDTLSSLQSLFLGTNKITTLQNLDGLHNLTVLSIQSNRITKIEGLQNLGNLRELYLSHNGIEVIEGLENNKKLTTLDIAANRVKKIENISHLTDLQEFWMNDNQIDNWSDLDELKNAKSLETVYLERNPLQKDPQYRRKIMLALPSVRQIDATFIRF, from the exons cagcgCCCTCTTGTGTCTGACGTCAGTACGAGCCTCCACCGGATTGGCTGGGCGGTTGTCAGGACTGTTTACAGTACAGCAAACATGGCTTCCCGGTCTGTTGGAGAGCTTCAAGAAATGGAAG TGGACAGAAGGGGTGAGTCCGAGGAGTCTGGTGATGATgagaccaggaggaggagtatcAATGGCGACGTTGATCCCAATCAGCCCCCCAACACAA GTAAAGAAGAGTCTCCTGTCGACATGGACACCATAACCTTGGACCCGGAGGAAGAG GATGTTGATCTTGTTCATTGTCGTATTGGGAAGATTGAAGGATTGGAGGTGCTACAGAAGGCGAAA ACACTGTCCTTACGACAGAACCTCATTAAAAAGATCGAAAACCTCGACAGTTTGTGCTCACTGCGGGAACTAGATCTCTATGACAATCAGATCCGCAAACTGGAGAACCTGCACCACCTCACAGAGCTGGA GCAGCTGGACGTCTCATTCAACCTTCTGAGGAAGGTGGAGGGTTTGGAGCAGTTGACTCGGGTGAAGAAACTTTTTCTGCTCCACAACAAAATTAGCAGCATTGCCAACCTGGAACAGTTAACGGACCTGGAGATGCTGGAGCTGGGCTCCAATCGCATCCGG GTCATAGAGAACCTGGATACACTTTCGTCTTTGCAAAGTTTGTTTCTTGGCACAAATAAAATAACTACGCTTCAGAATCTGGATGGTTTACACAACCTGACTGTTTTAAGCATCCAG AGTAACAGGATCACTAAAATTGAGGGTCTACAGAACCTCGGCAACCTGAGAGAGCTCTATCTGAGCCACAATGGCATTGAGGTCATCGAGGGCTTGGAAAACAAT AAAAAGCTCACAACCCTGGACATTGCAGCCAACCGAGTAAAGAAAATTGAAAACATCAGCCATCTAACAGACCTGCAGGAATTCTGG ATGAACGATAATCAGATAGATAACTGGTCAGATCTGGATGAGTTGAAGAATGCCAAGTCTCTGGAGACGGTCTATCTTGAAAGAAACCCTCTACAGAAGGACCCACAGTACCGGCGAAAGATCATGCTGGCGCTGCCCAGCGTACGCCAGATCGACGCTACCTTCATCCGCTTCTAA